The window GCTCCTCATCAATTAGTGTCCACACACATCTCGAGCTAGTGCAGTTTACCAGAGAATGTCTCCATGAGTCAGGAGAACCGCACAATCCGCATTGAGCATTATCAGCCATGTGTCGGTGAGCCCGGATGTCCTTCATAGGCAGAGAATGCTTCGATAAGCGCCAGAGGAACATCCTCACCTTTGCCGGAACCTGGGTTCTCCACAATGTTTTCCATGCTCCTTCCTCGACTGCAGTATTTGAGGTACCAGCCGTACCTTCAAGCCATGCCTCCCGTCTCTGTCTCGTTGCTACTAGCATACGATAAGCTGATTTGACAGTGAAGTTTCCACTTGTTTCAAAAttccagctccaaaaatcctgaaggtTGCGAGTGCACACTGGGATCCCCAAAATGATGCTTGCATCCATAGGCATGAACACTTGGTTGATTAGCTGACTATTCCATGTAGCGCTTGTGTGGTCGATGAGCTCCGCAACTATGATCGGTGGATTAGGGTGAATGCTCCCATATGGTCGTAGCATCTCATCTCTTGGCAGCCACGGGTCCTCCCAAATGCGAGTAGATTGACCATTACCAATTCGGCGGATGAGCCCTTGTTTAAGTGTGTCCCTGCCTTCGATAATGGCTCGCCATATCTGACTTGGATGGTTGCCCAAAGTCGCCTCCAGGATGGTGGTTCCAGGGAAATATATGCTCTTCAGCACACGGGCACTCAGGGATTCTGGTGCTTGGAGCAGTCTCCATGCCTGTCGTGCCAACATCGCCATATTGAAGAGTTCAAAATCTTTAAAACCTAGGTCTCCCATTCCCTTCGGTTGCGTCATGCTTTTCCACGATACCCAATGAGGCTTTCTTTTGCCTTCTTTGCTTCCCCACCAGAACCTCCTAATGAGCATGTTGAGATGCTCACATAATCCCCTTGGAAGTTTAAAACAGGACATGAGAACACCGGAATTGACTGAGCCATAGACTTGATTAAAACCTCCTTGCCTGCCGATGACATGGTGTTTTCCACCCAGCCCTGCACTTTGCTCTATAACCGATCTTTGAGGTATTTAAAAGCCCCATTCTTCGAACTCCCAATATATGATGGCATCCCAAGGTACTCTCATTAGTGTTTCATTGGGAACATTGAGTAGGCCAAGCAGTGGCTTTTCACCTTCATGCAGTCACTTGCTCATGATCAATTTGTTTTGCTGGCGGTCACACTCTGGGCGATATGGACTGCACGTCGCAAGGCTATTCATGAAGGAATTTTCCAATCGCCTCAAGCAACTAATTCGTTTGTCAAGCGATTCATTGATGAACTCAATATGATCACCATGAGAAGCCCGACGACGACAAGTGGAGCTCCAGCAACAGAGCAGACATGGGCGATTCGCCCCAAGGCTCCCCCTGCTGGTTTTGCCAAGATCCAGGTAGATGCTGGAGTGAGAGCGAGGAAGGGTGGATCGGCTGCGGCAGTATGCAGGGATGGGCAAGGCAATTACCTTGGCAGTTCAGCGTTGGTGGTAGCTGGCCTAGAGGACCCAACAATTCTTGAAGCAATCGCTTGCCGGGAGGCGTTGGCGCTGGCGGAAGATCTTAACATCCACAACCTTTTCATTGCATCTGACTCCAAACAACGGTGGCTGATATTTCATGTGGAGGCAAAGGAAGGAGTGGTTCTATCATACATGAGATTAATATTAGAGCTTCTACGTTTCAATGTAATTTTTGTTTTGAAGGTCGtgcggctaatgtcgacgcacacAAGGCGGTGTCTCAGGCATATTGGAAACTTGGTGACTcgcacttttgggctggcctaatggcggcaaagaaacatctctttcgctttgggtctttcaCGATAAAGGACGGGTCGGAGATTCGTTTTTGGGAAGACATCTGGCTAAGCGGTGCCACTCTCCAAGAACAATATCCAGCCTTGTACAACATTGCTCGCGATAAGAATAATACTATTGCGCAGGTGCTCAGTTCATCCCCCCGAATATTTCGTTTAGGCGGGATTTGAGTGGCCCCCGACTTAtgtcatggcataatcttttgTCCCGTCTGGATGCGATTAGCCTGACAGGAGGGCGGGATGTGTTTTGCTGAAACCTTACTACATCAGGGTCTTTCATCGTAGACTCTATGTATTGTGCGCTCACGCATTCTGAGGTACCGGTGAGTAATAATAAGAAAATTTGGAGATCGAAGATACCACTAAAAGTTAAAGTCTTCATGTGGTATCTTTGTAGGGGAGTTGTTCTAACCAAAGACAACCTCACACGGCGCAATTGGCAagggagtaagaagtgttgtttttgtacttATGATGAGACCATCAGACACCTCTTTTTCCAATGCAACTTTGCACGTTCtacgtggtcagtcatccaaatagcgtcaagtTTATATCCGCCCACaggtgttgccaatatttttggtcattggttggacggtatttcaaataggttcaaaacgcTACTAAtggtgggagcgtatgccttactatggtcgctttggctatgtagaaatgattttgtTTTTAATGACCAAAATGTTTCTCCTTTGCAGGCTATTTTCCGTTGTACGCACTCGCTTCGTATGTGGTCTATGCTACAACGAGCGGAGGTCCAACCGCTattcaaggcggtgtgtacgcgattggagcaggtggctacgggggtttttacccaacatggatgGCAGCACAACCTCCGGATCGGGCCATCTCACCTTTCGACATAGGCACAGTGTCGGTTTATAGGACTCTACTATTGCCGATTTAtcggtttttgtttttttctggttGTCAGACTTTTGGTGTTTCGGCTGTGTGCATTCTAGTTATGCAGAGGCGGGGTGTTGCTCATAATgctttgtatccacttgatgctacATTTTTGAGTTAATAAAATCGTCTTTTATCGAAAAAAGTCTCGGTCTGGGGCACCATCTCTGGTTAGGCCAACCCCATTATTCGAGTTGTATCCCACCCATTGTGATCTTTGATGAATAAAATTTGGCTTTCCCCTAAAAAAAATCTGCGTGGCTTTATCGATGGCGTACGCGTGTTCTCCGGATGACCGGCCGACGGCGCCGCGGCGCGCATTCCTGACGGCGGGGCGGCGGGGTTTCCGGTTGGTCACATCTCCAGCGGCCTATAGTCTCACGCGACAGCGACAGCGGAGCTGCGGAAGAGTCGGGGGAATTTGGCCGTCTCCTCACGCGCGTACCACTGACCCTGCCACGAGTCACAATGTCTATCCAAGCGCGGCGGTTGCTGACTCTGCCTCTGCTCTTTCCTCCGCCCAGCACCAGTCTCCCACTCTCGCCCGACTCTCCACCATGCGCAGCCTACGGGGCCTCCtcgccgtctccggccacctcgcCGCCCGCCACGCGCCGCCGAGCGGCGCCTCCTCGTCTCCCCACAGCGTCCTCTTCGCCCGTGCCCTCCAGATCCTCTCCCAGTCGGAGCCCGTCCGCCTCCACAAGCTCTCGGCGCCCGACTCCGGTCCGTCGCTGACCACCGCATCTCCTTGGGGATTCTGGAATTTGTGTTCTCAAGCTGTGGTTGGCTTCAGGGATCGTGGAGCTGAGGCTGGAGCGGCCGGAGGCCAGGAACGCCATCGGGAAGGAGATGCTCAAGGGGCTGCGGAGCGCCATGGACAAGGTGAAGGCCGACTCGACGGCCAACGTTGTACTGGTAGCGAGCTCCGTGCCCAAGGTCTTCTGCGCGGGCGCTGACCTCAAGGTGCCACCTCCACCACTCCTACTTATGTTGCATGTTTGATAAATTTGTGCTCTAGCTAGTTACAAGAATTCATTCCGTCGGCTTATGATTTTGATCCCTGTTGAGGAAATCGAGAGAGCTGAAGATGTAAGTGGTCCAGTACTTAATTTCATGCCAGGTTGATATGATAGGGTAGCTGGCAAGCTTTGGTTAGTAACATAATACAGTAGATGTGTGAGATTGCCACATTGGTACACTGGTGAATAGTGCTATGGAATTATTGTCTAATCCTCCGAGGTCAGTCAAGAGCTAACTGATTCAAGAAATAAGACATGTCCTGGTTGGGTTCAGACAACATATGGATGAGCTAGTTTCTCAAGGAATGTCAGTTGAGCTGATGCCAAAACATTCATCAGGTTTGCACCTTGTGTAAGTAATAAATTGATAAATTATGAGGTTAAGATCAGGCTCTGACTTATAAAGAGAAATGTAAACATGTTTAATCAGGTGGATCACTGGAGCACTGTAAACTCTAATCAGCACAATACCAACTAATAAAATTGTTGTGTTGGTGCTATTTGCCTGTGAAGCAGTTCGTTTGAACTTTGAAATGGATGCTACTTTGTGGCATACATCATAAGTTATGTAACTAAAATTATCAGACTCGTTGCATAGAAAAATGGTGAATGCCTGGGTTCTACCTCCTCTATCTTTTCCTTTGTGTTCTACTGATCACAATCCATTTCCTGATCGCAATATACGGTACATTTGACAGGAAAGGAGGTTAATGGGCCCTTCTGAAGTCCGGGAATTTGTTAATACCTTGAGAGCTACATTCTCATCCTTTGAGGTATGTAACAGGATGAAACATTTTAATATAGCATGCTACATCCAGTGTATTAGTTAATATTATGCTTTTTGGTGATGAGAGAAAGCACTGTGTATCGCTGCTCAAGTTGTATGCATGCTCGTCTTCCTTATTACTACCTAATGGTTCGTTGAAGCCTCATCGTACATGTTATTTTATCTAGTATGTTCATAACACTTGCAAAGTTTTTCTTGTGTGAACAGGCACTCCCTATTCCTACAATAGCTGTTGTTGAAGGAGCTGCCTTTGGCGGTGGGCTAGAGTTGGCTCTTTCATGTGATCTTCGTATATGTGGTATTGCTTTTATTCTACAGTGCGCAAGTTTCATACATCTTATAGAAACCAGTTTTGCCCCCTCCTTTCAAACAGTTGAATGCATTTCTTCaacatgttttgcaggggagagtGCAACATTCAGCTTGCCAGAAACCGGCCTTGCTATTATTCCTGGGTATGTGTCCAGGATGGCGCTTTACTTTTGTAAGTAAATTATGTGTGTTGACGTTGTCTTGAATTATCAAGTATTCATCGCCTTACAAATTGACCTAGCATTTATTCGCCAAACATTTTCATTTTATGCAATATTCACTCCGGTGCATTACTCCATACTAGTACAAATTCAAGTGAGGAATTGCATCCTAAAAGATGCAAAGCTGTTATGTGGATTATTGTCCTTTAATAGCATGTCATATCTGAACTGGTTTGAGaattgctggaatatcttcagtgaAATGATATGCTTCAGCTGTTAACATCTACCTCTTACAATACATAGAGCTGGAGGGACACAGCGTCTTCCAAGGATTGTTGGAAGGGCCAGAGCAAAGGAATTGATATTCACTGGCCGTAGATTTGATGCGACAGAAGCTGTAAATATGGGTAAGGCCAAACTTGTTATGCTTTCTTATTGTTATGACTTCTTGTTACTTAAGGAGGCTTTTAACACTTTTTAGAAGAATCGGCATGACTTGTATGTTTGCATGCAGGGGTAGTGAACTACTGCGTTCCTGGTGGCGAGGCTTATCAAAAGGCTCTTGAACTTGCCCGGGAGATAAATCAGAAAGTACGACTTTTTTTCTTAGCATATTTTGTGCTTCATTTGATATGATTGTGGCGCAGTTCTTTTTTTGCAAATTTGTGACCATCTGCGTTCCTTGGAAATGCAGTTTCCAGTTCTTTCTGCAATAACAAACTTGCTTGAATTTAATTCTACGAGTATAGCGGTATTCTAGATGTTCTGATAATAGTTCTTTCTTTCAGGGTCCGTTAGCGATAAGGATGGCCAAGAAGGCCATCAACGAAGGGGTGGAGGTAGACCTGTCCTCTGCGTTGGCTGTCGAAGAAGAGTGCTACGAGCAAGTTCTGCACACTCAGGATCGCCTTGAAGGTCTAGCTGCATTTGCAGAGAAAAGAAGACCTTTGTACACAGGAAAGTGAGGCCGTACTGAAGTCAGCCCTGTTAGCCTCTTATGTCTTATCTGCTGATACCCTGAAGAATGTGTCCTtgttccaaaaaaaaaaaaaacctgaAGAATGTGTCTGGGTTGCTAGATTATTTGCAGATGTATGTGCTACATCTTCTGATTGTCATGATCGCCTAAAACTGAATGAACCGCACCCATGTAACTGTAAGGTAGGAAAGCTGCATCTGGAGATGCTGCGGTTTGGTTTCGTCATTGCATTTTTCTTGGATAATCCAGGCTTGGGTAGAAGATGGACTGGACTGGACTGGAGTCGCTGATTGTGCCTTTTCTTTTCTACTCTCTCCGTTGctaaatataagtttttctagagatttcaatacaaactacatacGAATATATATATACCTACTTTAGAGTGTGGATTCACCCATTTTACTTCCTATGTAGTCTATATTAGGACCTCTAAAATAACTTATATTTACGAACAGAGCATACCTGCCGGAACAAGCACGCCGGCTCAAACCTAGAACTCAGACAGAGCAACCCTGTCTGCCATGCATGCAAGCCAGCCATGATGAGCTTTGAGGGCCGGCTTCCCCCCCTGGCTTGTCAAATCGTCATGGTGGTGGGGGCAAAACCCAAGAGAAGCAAAACCTCCCCACAGGCTCCAGATCCTCACACGCTTTTATCAGGCCGAAGCAAGCAGACATCATTTCGTCCACGACAGAGACGAGAGCTCCCCAAGACCAGAAGAGCCTCCCCACAGGCTCCAGACTCCTGCAGTTTTCCCATATTCGGCGGTTCCAATGCCCTACATGGCCATGGCCAGGGAGCAGCAACAGGAGAAGCCATGTGGTTGTTCCTTCATGTCAAGAGCTCGcctaaaaaaaaaggaaaaagaaaaagagcgCGCCTGAAAGAGTGGCTCCGATGCCCTGCCCTGCCCTGCTTTTTGCCTATAAACTGGGGCCGGTAACTATTTCTTATGTTGGGGCACAATcccaatctatatctatatctactagctaaaaggcccgtgcgttgcaagggGAGAAAAAAAATACCACATGCTTTTAATTTACAAAAAAAATCTATAATTTAAGAATTTGTAGCTAGGGCCTGTTAGAAGGGATAGAGGGGCGCAGGTAACACACGCTTTTAATTTATATCTATGCATGAAAAACATGTTCTTTTCCAGACAAAAATAATGATGAAACAGAGACCAATATCTATGACATGTATGTCAAGAAATAGTGATGAAATGGGGGCGTAGGTACCTGCATCCACAGGAGACCATACAAAAATATTCTTTTCCAGACAAAAAAATAATCTCTTTTTATGATTAAAAAATCATGTATCTTTTTAACAACCTTTTTAACAACTCTTCATGTATTAAAGAAATATGCATGTGAAAAAGTGTTCAAGAGTTACCCTAAATTGATGATTCTTAAACTGAAACTGCCATTGATGCACACATGTCTCCATAGTGTGCTAATATGCCATCGTTTGTTTTTGTCGTTTTTCTTTACTCGCCCGTAACAACACCCCATTCCGAACATGACATGAATAAATGCATGACCACTTGTCCTTTTTTTTGCATTGATGAAATCTACATGCAAGCCGTGTTGAAATAGAACATTTGTAGAATATTAAACTGCACTTTTATAAGTTAGGACCATCTTTATTTGGGCCGTAGCTGCAAATTCTTAGATTATAGACCATTTTCTGTAAATTAAGAGTGTGTGGTATATTTTttcccccgttgcaacgcacggtccTTTTATCTAGtctccactactattaaacaaaCGAGTTAAGGCAGAAACATTAGATCTCAGCCACATATCCATCATTCATCAATGGACCAGATTGTCCCAATGTTGTATCACATCAAATTAACATATTTATTTATTAATTTTAATCATTTTCACAATAGCTTAATTAGGAACCAATGCACCCTAATTCCAACTTCATTATCTCCACTATTATTAAACAAACGAGTTAAGGCAGAAACATTAGATCTCAGCCACATATCCATCATTCATCAATGGACCAGATTGTCCCAATGTTGTATCATATCAAATTCACATATTTATTTATTAATTTTAATCATTTTCACAATAGCTTAATTAGGAACCAATGCACCCTAATTCCAACTTCATTAGGAAACAAATAATCACACCATATATGATGTATCATTTCTGGAACTCCGTAATTAAGAATCATTACACCTTAATTACACGTTCATTAGGAAGCAAATCGTCACACTTTATATCACGTAATTAAAAAGACACATTAGACAAGAAACACGTGTCACACTCCTCTCATCACCATACCTCCTCCTCCAAAACTGTCtccccccaagttaaaaaaaaactTCAACACTGTATCCCCAAGCTCCCATCGCTGATCAACCTGCGCTTgcgcggttctctcccatcgaacgcCGCACCCAACTCGACCTTCCGTGGAAGAATACTAAAGCTATAGAGTGCAATAACACCCCTCAAAAGTTTTAATATATACTTTTTGCATTGAAAATTTGCATGTGTTAGTGTCTCTTTTTTTGTGAGGGTTAGTGACTCATCTTTGTATAGGAAATTTCCTCCAACACAACAAATTAAATCATTATATCATGTGGCAGAGAAAATAATTCATTCATTATTAGTAGTACATAACTAGactcttattatttatttatttttgaatattTAGGATGAAAATATTATTTTTTTCGTAAGGaatacgtgcattgcacgtgcacgctAACTAGTGATACTAAACAATCTACCGGTCGGTTGACGTTGTGATCTGCAGGGTTAATCATACCGATGCATTCCTCCTCCTCCCCTGATCATGGCGTTTCCTCGGTATTCTCAACAATCTCCTCTGCATCCTGGCTTGATagtattagagcatggttaatagtatagcccacGGCCAGCTATACGAAGTTGCCGGGTCACTTGTAGCCAACCTAATAGCTCATTCATACAATAGTTAGCCATACTAGTATGCTATACTATTAATATATGACCCATCACTTTCTCTCACAATGGGTGCTGGAGCTCGTGCTACAACCGGGTGTAAGTTTGTAGCCCGCTTTTCttttctctcctctcctctctcctcCACCTAGGCACAAATCTGATGTGGCATGTCTTATAGTCCGCCTACGTCACCCTATTGTACTTGCTCCTAGAATGCAAGATAGAAGATATTGTTGCTGCCGCTGTTGCTTCCGACGGCCATGAGCGTATCGAAAGTCATAAGTGTGAACATGACATTGCCTCTGGCCCTAAAGATGTTGGAAATGGAAAGTCGTGTTGCGGCACCGGCCAATGGGTGGGGTGGACACTTGAGACAGATTGTGTACTAGTTTCCCCAGCTACAAGTATTTCGGTACAAAGGGAGTAATTTgcatgcatggcatggcatggcaaagtaatAATATTCGGTTAACTGGAAGTCGGACATGTGTCAATTATTTCATACAAGATAATATTGAGCTCAGTTCAGATTGATCCAAGGTGTTGGTCATCTCAGTTCAGGTTGGACACATGAATGATTAACATTTAAATATTGCGGACCAGACTTTTATGGTATTCACACATTTATCATTGAGGACTAGGCTCGGTGTGTAACTGAGATTAAAAATCCTAGTACTCATACTTAAAAGGCTATATGCATCCCTAGTTGATGCAGAGGTCGGGAAAGTGAAATTCTCCCCAATTTTTAAGGCCAAGCGTTGGGGTCGGGTGAAGGGTGTTCCCCCCCTCGTTTTCCCCCATGGGCGGCCAGGGGGAAACCCTAGCTGCCACCCGCCAGAGGCCTCTCACCCACCTCCACTACTCCTCGCCACCATGCCCGGCTGGCGTTGGNNNNNNNNNNNNNNNNNNNNNNNNNNNNNNNNNNNNNNNNNNNNNNNNNNNNNNNNNNNNNNNNNNNNNNNNNNNNNNNNNNNNNNNNNNNNNNNNNNNNNNNNNNNNNNNNNNNNNNNNNNNNNNNNNNNNNNNNNNNNNNNNNNNNNNNNNNNNNNNNNNNNNNNNNNNNNNNNNNNNNNNNNNNNNNNNNNNNNNNNNNNNNNNNNNNNNNNNNNNNNNNNNNNNNNNNNNNNNNNNNNNNNNNNNNNNNNNNNNNNNNNNNNNNNNNNNNNNNNNNNNNNNNNNNNNNNNNNNNNNNNNNNNNNNNNNNNNNNNNNNNNNNNNNNNNNNNNNNNNNNNNNNNNNNNNNNNNNNNNNNNNNNNNNNNNNNNNNNNNNNNNNNNNNNNNNNNNNNNNNNNNNNNNNNNTTTTCTCCTCCTCTCCTGGTGCTTTGCGGCGCGGGTCATGGTGTGCTGGTGAGGAGTGAGGCGCTCGTGCGGGGCGGCTTGGCGGCGACACCGCCATGCTGTGGGCGCGGTAGTGTGATGGTGCGACGGTAGGTGCACGGAATTTCTTGTGGGACATGCTGGCGCATTGGAGAGGCAGGGTGGCTAGCTGCGGCGACGGCTCCATCAGATCCAAGCATATGTCAGCGAGGGCTGCGGCGGCGTGGGATTGCTGGTTGGGGTCGCTGGCCTCGGCCCGATTTGGCCATGTCTAGTGGCTGGACGTGTTCGTGATGTCCGGTGACTGACCCATGGTCACCGGGTTGCGGATGGCGTGGTGGCGGGTGCGACCCGCCGTCAACTGGGCGGATCTCGACGGGTTCTTCTGATCACGCTGGGATTCAACCCTGGTCTGGGTCCCTGTCACCATGGGCCACTCTGGGAGAAACCCTAGATCTCACGGGGATCGAGCGATGACGGTGcttttgaaagatcgaggatgtcgcctagaggggaggGTGAATAGACGCTTTAAaatattatggtttaggcttgaacaaatgcggaataaacctagcgattaatttgtcaagcacaaaacctacaacaactaggctcacctatgtgcgccaacaacttatgctaagcaagataaacaactaagtgatagcaagatatataacatgaaacactatgACTATCACAAAGTGAAGTGCATGAATAaaaagctcgggtaagagataaccgaggcatgcggagacgacgatgtatcccaaattcacacccttgtggatgctaatctctgtttggagcggtgtggaggcacaatgctccccaagaagccactagggccaccataatctcctcatgcccccacacaatgcaagatgttgtgattccactaagagacccttgagggcggtcactgaacccgtacactttggcaacccttggggggcggtcactgaacccatacactttggcaacccttgggggcagtaaCTGATACCCATCAAATtgttcggggcgatctccacaacctaattggagaccccgacgcttgcccgaagctttacaccacacTGATTGAGATTTgaagcaccaccaaccgtctagggcgcccaagcacccaagaggaacaagctcaagggtaccaagcacccaagagtaataaacttctcaacttgtaacttccacgtatcaccatggagaactcaaacctatgcaccaaatgcaatggcaagggcacatagagtgcccaagtccctcactctcaaatcccaccaaagcaatgaAAGCTATGGAGAAagttgagaggaagaacaagaaggagaacaccaagaacttcaagatctagatccaaggggttcccctcacatagaggagaaagtgattggtggaaacatagatctagatctcctctctcttNNNNNNNNNNNNNNNNNNNNNNNNNNNNNNNNNNNNNNNNNNNNNNNNNNNNNNNNNNNNNNNNNNNNNNNNNNNNNNNNNNNNNNNNNNNNNNNNNNNNNNNNNNNNNNNNNNNNNNNNNNNNNNNNNNNNNNNNNNNNNNNNNNNNNNNNNNNNNNNNNNNNNNNNNNNNNNNNNNNNNNNNNNNNNNNNNNNNNNNNNNNNNNNNNNNNNNNNNNNNNNNNNNNNNNNNNNNNNNNNNNNNNNNNNNNNNNNNNNNNNNNNNNNNNNN is drawn from Triticum dicoccoides isolate Atlit2015 ecotype Zavitan chromosome 6B, WEW_v2.0, whole genome shotgun sequence and contains these coding sequences:
- the LOC119323954 gene encoding probable enoyl-CoA hydratase 2, mitochondrial, whose product is MRSLRGLLAVSGHLAARHAPPSGASSSPHSVLFARALQILSQSEPVRLHKLSAPDSGIVELRLERPEARNAIGKEMLKGLRSAMDKVKADSTANVVLVASSVPKVFCAGADLKERRLMGPSEVREFVNTLRATFSSFEALPIPTIAVVEGAAFGGGLELALSCDLRICGESATFSLPETGLAIIPGAGGTQRLPRIVGRARAKELIFTGRRFDATEAVNMGVVNYCVPGGEAYQKALELAREINQKGPLAIRMAKKAINEGVEVDLSSALAVEEECYEQVLHTQDRLEGLAAFAEKRRPLYTGK